The Nonlabens sp. Hel1_33_55 genome contains the following window.
ATTTCATCGCAACCATCCTAATTTCATTAATGAGTTGGCGATCCATTTATGTGAAACTATTTGCCAGTTCCAGATTTGATAAAAGAATTATAATCGTAGCTGATGCAGTAGATGCCGTAGAGATATCCAACCAATTACAGGCAGCAGATCCCAACTACACTATCATAGGATACATCAATACAGATCGGGAAATACAAATGGGACATGATGATAGAATCACTGTCCTTAAGGTAGATGAGGCAATTAGGAAAATTAAGACAGAAAATGTTTCTGAGATTGTGGTTGCGAGTATGAATTCTGCTGGTATTACCACTAAAATTTATACGTGGTTGATTGAGCTGGTAGAGAATGGTTTTTCGGTAAGGGAATATTCTCAGGTTTATGAAGAGATGACTGACCGAGTCCCAGTAAATTTTGTTGGGAAGGATTTTTATAGATATTTCCCTTTTGCACGAAGTAATCAAAACCGGCTTTATCAAGTTTATCATAGGATTTTTGACATCTTGATTAGCATTATTGGAATTGTTGGTTTTGTGATTATTGTACCTCTAGTACTAATTGGAAATCTATTGGCTAATCGCGGACCTTTATTCTATTCGCAAACTAGGGTAGGTCGTAACCGTGAGCAGTTTGAGATTCTCAAATTCCGTACAATGGTGACCAATGCAGAAATGGACGGTGCGCAATTTACCGTCAAGAAGGATGCTCGAGTTACTATGTTCGGTAAGTTTTTGCGTAAAACAAGATTGGATGAAATACCTCAATTTTTTAATATACTTAGAGGAGAAATGAGTGTGATAGGCCCCAGACCCGAAAGACCTGTGTTTGTAAAAAAGCTAACTGAAAAGATTCCGTTCTACGAAACAAGACATGTGGTAAAGCCTGGCTTAACAGGTTGGGCACAGGTGAAATCTTCCTATGGTGAGACTTATGATGATCATCTCAGGAAACTACAATATGACTTGTATTATATTAAAAAGCGCAGCATTTTTCTTGATATTCGGATTCTTGTAAAAACCTTGAGTACCGTGTTTTTCTTAAAGGGGCAATAGGATATATCAAGTTCCAAGTTCCAAGTTCCAAGTTTCAAGTGCCAAGATCTAGATTTAAAGCTTCAAACTGCGAAATGTAAATTTCAACTTGTCAAATCTTTGTCTTTGGATGTTTGAAAACTATCAAAATGTTTCAAAAAGAAAATTCATTGACAAATTATCTAACCACCAAATTATTAGAATCACTTCCGCTTCATGGTACCTCTTTTAAAAATCCCGAATAGCAAAATAAAGATGCCCATTCCCATCGCAATTCTTGCGATATAATCACCATGATTGGAGTAGAAGGTAAGTTCATCAGATAATCCAACTGTTGCTTTAATAGCTCCTTGTTTTTCATAGTCTAATCGTTCTGTAACGGTTCCAGATGGAGCTATTACCGCACTAATCCCAGTATTGGCACTGCGCGCAATCCATCTTCTGGTCTCAACAGCTCTTAATCTAGCTAGGCTCAGGTGTTGCTGGTGGCCTTGTGTGTTTCCCCACCAGGCGTCGTTGGTGATAATGGCGAGAAACTGGGCGCCATTTTTCACATAGTCGCTCACATAATCTCCATAAACCGATTCATAGCAAATGATGGGTGCTACTTTGCTTCCTTGGGCTGTTTCAAACACTGCTCGATCTTCTTGAGTAGTTTTGGTAGCAACCGTGCCTCCCAAATCTATCATCGCATCACCTAGTATGGGCTGTAAAATGCTTTTATAAGGAAAGTTCTCAACGCCTACTACTAGTTTTGATTTGTGGTAAAGCTCTGGAAGGGCAGCATCTTTCAAAAATAGCGCACTATTAAAATCGTTGTAGTAAAACTCACCTTGCGCATAGTAATTACTTTGTGTGGTAATTTTCTCTTCATCCCTAAATCTTTCCAGCAAAGAAATACCACCTAAATACGACATATTAGGTCGTTGCTGAATATATTGTTGCAGAAACCCCACGCTGGGTTCCAATTCAACGGTGCCGAGTTCGATAGATCTTGCAAGAACAGTTTCTGGTGCGATAATAAGATCTGTAGTTGAGTCTATATAAGGTTGAGAAAGCTGCAATAGAAGGTTTGCTATACTTAGATTATCTGTATTGTACTTTTCGGCATAAGGATCAATATTCGGTTGAATGATGACAACTTCGCTAGTATCGCCATCTAATGCATCGTCTGGCTTTAAGAACAAAGAGATCAAAATCGGAATTCCAATTAAGGTCAATGAGATGCGAGTTACCTTGACAGAAACGAAAAGATTGAATTTTGTTTCGCTTTCGCGAAAGCGTTTCCACAATAAATACAACGAGATATTTGTAGCTAAAACCCACAACGTACCACCAAAAGTTCCTGTGTATTCATACCATTGAATCCATGAGGTGTATTCGCTAAAGCCGTTCCCAAGGTTGAGCCACGGCCATGAAAAATCCCAATGTAGGTGCAGGTATTCAAACCCTATCCAGATGCAGGCAAGAAAACTAAGAGATGCACCGGTAGTCGCCCTGCGTGCAAATAAATGATAACACCAGAATACCAAGGCCATTAGTAATGAGTTCACTAGCACCGCAAACCACATCCCAAATGGTGTTGCAAAATACAACCATGATGTAGTCGCCATATTCCAAATAAGAAATGTCAAATAGGAAAACCCTAATACCTTCCAACCAGTGGCTTTAGCAGATTGTAGTCGCATATTGTACTCAACAATCAACAATGGTATGAACGCAAAAAACAATAATAGCGGAAACCCATAGGTGGGCCAGCCTAGCCAAAATAGTATTCCAGATAGTATGGCAAGTAAGAAATTCTTCAACATGAAATAGAAAGTTCAGACTACTAAAATAGCAGGTTATTGATAAAGGGAAAGGCTAGTATCCAGAAACCTATTGACCAAACACAGACAGATCCACATTCAATGAGAAAATGTTGGAATAAAGAGCCGCGCTGGAATCACCAATATCAGTAAGCGCATAGTCAACTGAGATTCCCTTGTACTTGAAACCAATTCCAATGTTGGGCTGGAACGTCACGTTGTCATTACCGTCCAGTTGCAATTCATTCTGGAAGTTTCCCATACCGGCACGCACAAATATCAAATCTGTATAGCCATATTCAAGACCCAAAGCTGGCGTGGCGCTCACATTGCTGCTGGAAATAATATCATTGGTCTGTATGAACCTCATATTGAGGTCAACTTCTGCAGTCAAAACATGGTCGTAGTGGAAAGTGAACTCTCTAGCAATCCCTAATTGTAACTTAGGTAGTGTAATTTCAGTAGTTTCTGGAAGGTCTTGGTTTTGGTTTTCAACAGCACCTTGTACCGTGGCAAATTCATCTTCATCAATGGACCAAGTATTATAGGTAGTTGTAATATCGCGCGCCATCAAACCTAATTTCCAGTCACCGCGCTGCATCTGCAGGCCTATATCCAGACCAAATCCTATGGAGCTCGCAAAATCACCAATGATTCTACGAATGATTTTGACGTTACCGCCATATGAAAACCCATCTAGTTTTGACTCACGCGCATAAGATAGAGTGAATGCCCAATCTGCTGTAGAGAAGGTAGAAATACGGTCATAATTGATATTCCCTTGATCGTCTATTAATTGGGTCGTGTTGAGTATGTCATCTACTGAAAACCTAATGATAGAAAACGCAAAAGCACTGCGATCATCAATAGGCATCGCATAAGCGCCATAGTTATATTGAGCGATATTGGCAAAATAGCTGGCATGCATGAGTGAAAGTTCTCGCTCTTCCAGTTGCATCAATCCAGCTGGATTCCAGTATCCTGAATTGACATTGCCGGTTCCCGCGACAACGGCATTGCTCATTCCCAGCGCAGCGGCGTCGACTCCTATATTTAAGAATTCGTTGGAATAGGCTCTTGAGGTTTGCGCTTTCGCGAAAGCGAAACACAGCAAAAACATAAATACAAGGGTACATCTCAAGGTAGCGACAATTCTAGTGGCAAATATCCAAAGTTATCCTCTAATAACTTCATAACCTTGTGGATATTGTCCTACATACATCATGATTCCAGCAGATTTTTGCCGCATATTTGTAGCTATGAAACAATGGATTCCAAATATCATCACTCTTTTCAATCTATTATGTGGTTGCATCGCTGCTGTGTTTGCTTTTAATGATGATTTGATTACTGCTGGAATTTTTGTTGCTGCAGGAATATTCTTTGACTTTTTTGACGGCCTTGCCGCTAGAATGCTCAAAGTAAGTAGTGAGTTGGGTGGTCAGTTAGATTCCATGGCAGACCTTGTAACAAGTGGTCTTGTGCCTGGAATCGCCATGTACCAAATGCTTAACGATGCGCTAGGTGTGAGCATTTTTGATGATGCGGTATCGTTTCAAACAGTAGCAAACGAATATTCTATTACCAGTCCTTACGTTCCCATAATAGGTTTCTTGATTACTGCGGCAAGTGCGTTGAGGTTAGCGCGTTTCAACCTGGATACCAGACAAACCGATTCTTTTATAGGCGTACCAACTCCAGCGAATGCCATCCTAATTATATCACTTGCCATAATTGTTCAAACCACGCACTTGGATTGGATTTATGGATTATTGAGTAATCCTTATATTCTGACTGGAATTATATTGTTGAGCTGTTATTTGCTTAATGCAGAACTGCCTTTGTTTGCATTAAAGTTCAAAAACTTTGGGTTCAAAGGGAACGAGATACGATGGATTTTCCTGTTGCTTTGCTTGATATTAATCATCACGCTACAACTTTATGCAGTGCCTTGTATTATCGTGTTGTATCTATTGATGAGTTTGCTTAACAATGCGATTACTAAGAATAATACGCTGTATTAATCAAAGATTTTCTTCTTTCTAAGTTCAAAGTTCTGTCCTAAATAAACTCGTCGTACGACTTCGTCTTCGGCTAGTTCCTCTGGATTTCCTTGTTTGAGAATTTTACCTTCAAACATGAGGTAGGTTCGATCTGTAATAGCAAGAGTCTCTTGAACGTTGTGATCTGTGATAAGAATACCAATGTTCTTTTTAGTCAATTGGGCAACAATACGCTGGATGTCTTCAACGGCAACTGGATCGACACCTGCAAATGGTTCATCCAACAATATGAAATTAGGATTTGTGGCTAGTGCTCTGGCAATCTCTGTACGGCGACGTTCACCACCAGATAATAAATCACCGCGGCGTTTGCGTCTGTCGGTCAGGCCAAATTCCTCCAGCAACATATCGCGCCTTTCCAACTGTTCTTTTTTGGAAAGATCAGTCAATTGCAAAACACCTAAAATGTTATCCTCAATCGATAACTTTCTAAAAACCGATGCTTCCTGTGCTAGGTAACCTATACCGTTTTGCGCGCGCTTGTACATGGCGTATTTGGTGATATCGGTATCATTTAGAAAAACCTTACCGCCAGTAGGTTTTACAAGACCTACCATCATGTAAAAAGTCGTAGTTTTTCCAGCACCATTAGGTCCTAAAAGTCCTACGATCTCACCTTGGTTTACTTCTAGAGATACGCCTTTTACTACTGGCCTGCCTTTATAGGCTTTCTGGAGATTATCTGCGGTTAACTTTTCTTGCATAGTCGACAAATTTAGTTGTTCCCATTCTGAATTCTCAATTCTGAATTCATAATTTAGCGGTTGTCACCTTAACACCAATAACCATGCAACTTCCTAGATTTTTAATGGGCGACCATTCTGAGCATCCTGATGATATCTTTGTCATTCATACAGAGTATCCTAGATTTATCATTAATCTGATTGATGATGAGCTTGAGTTTATAGATGATATCCAAAAGGATGATAAGGAAGAACTAGAAGCCGAAACCAAAAATCTGATTGAAGAAGCCAGCCGTTTCTACGACGAGCAAATGGAATTCTACGAGAATGAATGATCTCAAGGATCTGGATTGGGATGCCACGATCGCTCTTAATGATTGGGGAAACGATGTGGTTGACCTATTCTTTAACACCATCACCCACAAGTTGTATTCCATACCATTATACCTGGTTTTGCTCTATTTTTTCTATAAAAAACTGGGATGGAAAAACACAATGATTAGCGTTGTAGCCATTGCTATACTCATTGCGGCAAGTGATCAAATTGCTAATCTTTTCAAGGATGGTTTTGAAAGGTTAAGACCGTTTAGAGAACCGGCGCTTGATGGGCTCATTTCCAAAGTAGGTCGCAGTGGCGGCACCTTCGGGTTTTATAGTGCTCATGCTAGTAGCGCAGTTGGTCTGGCGACTTTCGTTTGTTTATTACTCTGGAATACCCAACGTCTATTGTGTGTCGTGACGATCATATGGGCAATGTTGGTCGCTTACAGCCGGGTTTATCTTGGTTTGCATTACTTGGGAGACATTTTAATGGGCGCCGTTATGGGAATATTATTAGGCCTGATCTGTTTTAAGTTGTTCGCTTTCGCGAAAGCGAGATATGGTACAAAAACAAAGTAAAATATGAAGATCGATCAAGGTACCATCCATAATTTATTAGCTCAAAAGCAGCCGAAACTAAATAGTACTCACAGCAAACTTTGTATACCTATCATTTATCGCATTTATAAGAAAATGGGTGCTGGGATCAGATTTGATGATATTAAGGTCGATGAAACCTTAATAATTGATGGTCATCATAGATTTATAAGTTCCTTATTGGTGGACGATAAGTTGGATTATGTGGATTCAGCAAAGACATCTGCGACCAGAATTTACGAATGGTCAGATGTGGAATTTGTGGAAGAAGATTGGGA
Protein-coding sequences here:
- the lptB gene encoding LPS export ABC transporter ATP-binding protein; the protein is MQEKLTADNLQKAYKGRPVVKGVSLEVNQGEIVGLLGPNGAGKTTTFYMMVGLVKPTGGKVFLNDTDITKYAMYKRAQNGIGYLAQEASVFRKLSIEDNILGVLQLTDLSKKEQLERRDMLLEEFGLTDRRKRRGDLLSGGERRRTEIARALATNPNFILLDEPFAGVDPVAVEDIQRIVAQLTKKNIGILITDHNVQETLAITDRTYLMFEGKILKQGNPEELAEDEVVRRVYLGQNFELRKKKIFD
- the lnt gene encoding apolipoprotein N-acyltransferase, whose protein sequence is MLKNFLLAILSGILFWLGWPTYGFPLLLFFAFIPLLIVEYNMRLQSAKATGWKVLGFSYLTFLIWNMATTSWLYFATPFGMWFAVLVNSLLMALVFWCYHLFARRATTGASLSFLACIWIGFEYLHLHWDFSWPWLNLGNGFSEYTSWIQWYEYTGTFGGTLWVLATNISLYLLWKRFRESETKFNLFVSVKVTRISLTLIGIPILISLFLKPDDALDGDTSEVVIIQPNIDPYAEKYNTDNLSIANLLLQLSQPYIDSTTDLIIAPETVLARSIELGTVELEPSVGFLQQYIQQRPNMSYLGGISLLERFRDEEKITTQSNYYAQGEFYYNDFNSALFLKDAALPELYHKSKLVVGVENFPYKSILQPILGDAMIDLGGTVATKTTQEDRAVFETAQGSKVAPIICYESVYGDYVSDYVKNGAQFLAIITNDAWWGNTQGHQQHLSLARLRAVETRRWIARSANTGISAVIAPSGTVTERLDYEKQGAIKATVGLSDELTFYSNHGDYIARIAMGMGIFILLFGIFKRGTMKRK
- a CDS encoding phosphatase PAP2 family protein, with translation MNDLKDLDWDATIALNDWGNDVVDLFFNTITHKLYSIPLYLVLLYFFYKKLGWKNTMISVVAIAILIAASDQIANLFKDGFERLRPFREPALDGLISKVGRSGGTFGFYSAHASSAVGLATFVCLLLWNTQRLLCVVTIIWAMLVAYSRVYLGLHYLGDILMGAVMGILLGLICFKLFAFAKARYGTKTK
- a CDS encoding PorV/PorQ family protein, producing the protein MFLLCFAFAKAQTSRAYSNEFLNIGVDAAALGMSNAVVAGTGNVNSGYWNPAGLMQLEERELSLMHASYFANIAQYNYGAYAMPIDDRSAFAFSIIRFSVDDILNTTQLIDDQGNINYDRISTFSTADWAFTLSYARESKLDGFSYGGNVKIIRRIIGDFASSIGFGLDIGLQMQRGDWKLGLMARDITTTYNTWSIDEDEFATVQGAVENQNQDLPETTEITLPKLQLGIAREFTFHYDHVLTAEVDLNMRFIQTNDIISSSNVSATPALGLEYGYTDLIFVRAGMGNFQNELQLDGNDNVTFQPNIGIGFKYKGISVDYALTDIGDSSAALYSNIFSLNVDLSVFGQ
- a CDS encoding sugar transferase, producing the protein MAPSNSIHFDISERKVLLRVIDLCVVICSLHIIGLLFDMNYFLINVDQWFWSIFLAFYILFFATVFELYDLQKASRITSTLQGVFYTGMFTSVAYLLTPFFTPALPDNRLQIFYFIATILISLMSWRSIYVKLFASSRFDKRIIIVADAVDAVEISNQLQAADPNYTIIGYINTDREIQMGHDDRITVLKVDEAIRKIKTENVSEIVVASMNSAGITTKIYTWLIELVENGFSVREYSQVYEEMTDRVPVNFVGKDFYRYFPFARSNQNRLYQVYHRIFDILISIIGIVGFVIIVPLVLIGNLLANRGPLFYSQTRVGRNREQFEILKFRTMVTNAEMDGAQFTVKKDARVTMFGKFLRKTRLDEIPQFFNILRGEMSVIGPRPERPVFVKKLTEKIPFYETRHVVKPGLTGWAQVKSSYGETYDDHLRKLQYDLYYIKKRSIFLDIRILVKTLSTVFFLKGQ
- a CDS encoding CDP-alcohol phosphatidyltransferase family protein yields the protein MKQWIPNIITLFNLLCGCIAAVFAFNDDLITAGIFVAAGIFFDFFDGLAARMLKVSSELGGQLDSMADLVTSGLVPGIAMYQMLNDALGVSIFDDAVSFQTVANEYSITSPYVPIIGFLITAASALRLARFNLDTRQTDSFIGVPTPANAILIISLAIIVQTTHLDWIYGLLSNPYILTGIILLSCYLLNAELPLFALKFKNFGFKGNEIRWIFLLLCLILIITLQLYAVPCIIVLYLLMSLLNNAITKNNTLY